In the Rhizophagus irregularis chromosome 10, complete sequence genome, one interval contains:
- a CDS encoding histone H2A: MNQLTDKRKISRSEKSGLIFPVGRIHRLLRRGNYAPHIGSGAPIYFAAVVEYLIAEIVELAGNAAEDNKRARITPRHLQLAIRNDEELNKLFRNVTIAQGGVLPNIHQSLLPKPPKKSAKNVEQQNN, from the exons atgaatcaattaacagataaaagaaaaatttcgagATCTGAAAAA tcTGGTCTAATATTTCCAGTTGGACGTATTCATCGTCTTCTTCGACGAGGAAATTACGCACCACATATTGGTAGTGGTGCACCTATTTATTTTGCAGCAGTTGTTGAATATTTGATAGCTGAAATAGTTGAACTTGCTGGTAATGCTGCTGAAGATAACAAAAGAGCAAGAATTACTCCTCGACATCTTCAATTGGCTATTCGTAACGATgaagaattgaataaattatttagaaacgTTACGATTGCTCAGGGTGGTGTCTTGCCTAATATTCACCAAAGCTTACTACCAAAACCACCCAAGAAAA GTGCGAAAAATGTCGAACAACAGAATAATTAa